The Irregularibacter muris DNA window AGGCTTCTTTTACTTTAAAGAAACACAAGACTTTTTCCCATCCATTTTCTTTTAAGTCAATTATATATTAATACTTCTACAAGATTAATACTCTACAATCAATAAATGGGATTATGCAAATTGTTGTACCTTAACGGCTTTAATTTAATAATGAACCAACTTATTCAATTCTTTCTCTATTATTTTTTTATCCAATCTTTCAAATAAAATATCAAACTCATTTATTGTAGTTCCTATTTCTAGATCAATATATTGCCAAACTTCTATGTCACAGTTCAGCCACCTCTTGACTTTAGTCGATGAAAATGGCAGGAAGGGGTGGAGTAAATTAGCTATATTTGCAATTGATATTAAACAATTATAAATAGTATTTGCACATTCAGATTTATCTGTATTTATTGTGATCCAAGGAGTCTTCTCATCAAAATATTTATTTATCCTTCTTGCAAAATCAAAAACTACTTCTATAGCCGATTTTAAATTTCCATGCTCTATAAGTTGCCCAACCTCATCATATAAAAGTTGAATTTTTGAATTTATATAAGGGTTTAACTCACCTTCAGGTATTTGATTGTCAAAATATTTTTTTGCAAATACTAATGTCCTATTTACTAAATTACCATATACCCCTAGTAATTCACCGTTATTTCTATTGACAAACTCTCGCCATGAAAAATCAGTATCCCTTTTTTCTGGACCGTTTGCTATAAAAAAATATCTTAGTGAATCTATATTATATCTTTCAATAATGTCTGGAATCCACACCGCCCAATTATTACTAGTGGATATTTTTTTCCCTTCAAGAGTAACATATTCACTTGAAATTATATTATCAGGAAGTTTATTAATTCCAGCCCCATTTAATAATGCGGGTAAGATTATTGTATGAAAAGGAATATTATCTTTACCATGAATGTAGTATGATCTAGTTTCATTATCCCAAAACCCACTCCAATCTCTATGGTTCTGGAATGCCCACTTTTTGCCTACTGTTAAATATCCCAATACTGCATCTACCCATACATATACTTTTTTATCCTCATGCCCTTTAATGGGTATATTAATACCCCATTGTAGAGACCTAGATATTGCTCTATCTTTTAAACCTTCATTTAAATATCTTTCCGTATTATTGATTGCATTTATTCTCCAATTATCCTTATTCTTTCGGATTAAATCTCTTAGTTCCTTATCGAATTCAGATAACTTAAAAAACAACTGTTTATTACGTTTAATAGACGGTTCATTATTACAAAGCTTGCATTTTCTATTTTCTAATTGAAGTGGATCTAGAATAGTTGAACAAGCATCACATTGATCGCCACGAGCGTTATTTTTACATACTGGACACTGGCCTTCAATAAATCTGTCTGCTAAAAATTCATTGCAGCTTATACAAAATAATTGTTCCACTTCCTTCTCATAAATTAGTCCTCGATTATATAATATATTAATAATATTTTGTACTTCT harbors:
- the metG gene encoding methionine--tRNA ligase, producing MKIFIGGAWPYANGSLHIGHIAALLPGDIIARYFRAKGKDVLYVSGSDCHGTPISIRAKKNNVTPKEIADRYHNEFKYCFEKLGFSYNLYLRTDDEFHKTEVQNIINILYNRGLIYEKEVEQLFCISCNEFLADRFIEGQCPVCKNNARGDQCDACSTILDPLQLENRKCKLCNNEPSIKRNKQLFFKLSEFDKELRDLIRKNKDNWRINAINNTERYLNEGLKDRAISRSLQWGINIPIKGHEDKKVYVWVDAVLGYLTVGKKWAFQNHRDWSGFWDNETRSYYIHGKDNIPFHTIILPALLNGAGINKLPDNIISSEYVTLEGKKISTSNNWAVWIPDIIERYNIDSLRYFFIANGPEKRDTDFSWREFVNRNNGELLGVYGNLVNRTLVFAKKYFDNQIPEGELNPYINSKIQLLYDEVGQLIEHGNLKSAIEVVFDFARRINKYFDEKTPWITINTDKSECANTIYNCLISIANIANLLHPFLPFSSTKVKRWLNCDIEVWQYIDLEIGTTINEFDILFERLDKKIIEKELNKLVHY